One window from the genome of Diospyros lotus cultivar Yz01 chromosome 11, ASM1463336v1, whole genome shotgun sequence encodes:
- the LOC127813476 gene encoding geraniol 8-hydroxylase-like: MELFFVLLSLCLFFILKACLNNVLLGFPNRRFRKLPPGPRGLPLIGNLLMIGDRPHESLTELAKIHGPLMTVKLGFATTVVASSAEMAKEMFQKNDRACMGRAIPDAVTAETDHHLSLVWSSGGPHWTNLRKLCNTQLFTAQRLDQLQHLRHQIMDNMVSHVAEARDAKEGIFVGRLVFGTSLNLLSNTMFSGAMLDAKSDAMKELKVLMARIMELAGRPNLADCFPFLRRFDPQGIRREIKVSYDRLHELLEDMIDQRMKRRASGSPRCGDFLDVLFDHSEKHGDEFDRRNINILLSDLFIGGTDTTSTTIEWAMTELLRNPTIMAKAKTELALTIGSKRSIQEQDLPKLPYLDAIIKETMRLHPTAPLLLPHRAETEVEVCGYTIPKHTQILVNAWSMAQDASYWVQPKNFTPERFLSSEVDFVGKNFAFIPFGAGRRICPGLGLGIRMLKLVLANLLYHFDWKLPNGMLPQELDMQDKFGVTLQKAIPLVAIPVAVGAAIP, translated from the exons ATGGAGTTGTTCTttgttttgctctctctctgtctgtTCTTCATCCTAAAGGCCTGCCTCAATAATGTCCTGCTGGGTTTCCCAAATCGCAGATTTAGAAAGCTTCCACCAGGGCCGAGAGGCTTGCCATTGATCGGAAACCTTCTGATGATCGGCGACAGACCTCACGAGTCCCTTACCGAGCTGGCCAAGATCCACGGTCCTCTCATGACAGTGAAACTCGGCTTCGCCACCACTGTGGTGGCTTCTTCTGCCGAGATGGCAAAAGAAATGTTCCAAAAGAATGATCGGGCATGCATGGGCAGGGCCATCCCAGATGCCGTCACTGCAGAAACCGATCACCACTTGTCCTTGGTTTGGTCGTCAGGAGGCCCTCACTGGACAAATTTGAGAAAGCTATGCAACACCCAACTTTTCACGGCCCAAAGATTGGATCAGCTGCAGCATCTGCGACATCAAATTATGGATAATATGGTTAGCCACGTGGCGGAAGCGAGAGACGCCAAAGAAGGTATTTTCGTGGGCAGGCTGGTGTTCGGCACGTCGTTGAACTTGCTGTCGAACACCATGTTCTCGGGGGCTATGCTGGATGCGAAATCGGATGCCATGAAAGAGCTGAAGGTGTTGATGGCGAGGATAATGGAGCTTGCGGGAAGGCCCAATCTGGCAGACTGTTTTCCTTTCCTGAGGCGGTTTGATCCGCAGGGAATAAGGAGGGAGATTAAGGTGTCCTACGATCGTTTGCACGAATTGCTTGAGGACATGATTGATCAACGGATGAAGCGAAGAGCATCTGGTTCGCCTAGATGCGGGGATTTCTTGGATGTTCTCTTTGATCATAGTGAAAAGCATGGCGATGAATTTGACCGCcggaatataaatattctcctCTCG GATTTGTTCATTGGCGGCACTGATACCACCAGTACCACAATAGAATGGGCAATGACAGAGCTTCTCCGCAACCCAACCATCATGGCCAAGGCAAAGACAGAACTAGCCCTAACCATCGGATCAAAAAGAAGCATCCAAGAACAAGACCTTCCCAAACTTCCATACCTGGACGCAATCATCAAAGAGACAATGAGGCTCCACCCCACAgctcctcttctccttcctcatcGAGCAGAGACAGAGGTTGAGGTTTGTGGGTACACCATTCCCAAGCACACCCAAATCCTCGTGAACGCGTGGTCTATGGCACAAGACGCTTCATATTGGGTCCAGCCAAAAAACTTTACTCCAGAAAGGTTTTTAAGTTCAGAAGTTGATTTCGTAGGCAAGAACTTTGCATTTATACCATTTGGTGCGGGACGAAGGATTTGCCCAGGCTTGGGCCTTGGCATAAGAATGCTCAAATTAGTGTTGGCTAATCTGCTTTACCATTTTGATTGGAAGCTACCTAATGGAATGTTGCCCCAGGAGCTGGACATGCAAGATAAGTTTGGGGTTACCCTTCAGAAGGCTATTCCACTTGTTGCCATTCCAGTGGCTGTGGGTGCTGCAATCCCTTGA